TTCCAGGAATATCCTCACTGCCCTCTCCACTTTGATAACTAACAAATTTCAATGTAGTTTCAAAGGAAGTTTTTAGGCCTACTCGTCCCTACGATTTTCAACCCCAGACTATAACTCCATGTGATGAGGCTGAACATTATCACTATAAATAGAATGTGGATGAGTACACAATCAGTATCCCAAATAAGATAATGGATATAAAGATCCAATAAGTATAAAatctatcttttatttaaaatgaggcATATTCTGAAATACCACAAAGTCAAACCCTGAGAATAAGCTGATCCATAAAACTTGCTTTACAATGGAATTTAAGTAACTGCTCTGtaattgaaaaaaacaacaacaacaaaaaaccccagcaaAGAGTACTTATAAATAATTGAAGGTGTCTACATTCACTTATTAttctaaactaaaaaaaaattcatgtttttaaatatcattttggaAAATCAGTCACTATGAACCAACaccttaatataaaaataaaagtatcagaGAAACTAGGTAAAGGGTACACTGGACTCTTTGTACTATCactgcaacttcctgtgaatctaaaattatttaaaaagcttaaaagaaCATATCTGGGGTGTATTAGGGTGTATAAACAGAGACCAAATACATTGGCCTGAAAGAAGACTACTTATTTTGGTCAGTGTAGAATTTGGTGGTggattaagagaaaaaagttaaaataatgaaatctagaagaaaattttataacAGAAGTaatgtaaaattatgaaaaaaggaTTTAAAGCATCAGGTTCAAATACCAGCTCTACCACCCACTAGCCAGGTGACCTTGGACACATTATCACTTAACCTCTCAAGAGTACTGTGAAAATCAAATGGGATATGTGAAAGTAAAGTTTGCAAACTGTAAAACCTTGTACAAATGCTAGCTATTATTGACTCAAATTTCCCAGCCTTAATTCCTTTTTGTAAAGGACCGTCTTCATTTTACATCAAATACTCTTTTAATAGAACAAGAATGCACTTTAAAAATGGTATTCAAACAAAGAAATACAGCAACTCAGTTTATTACATGCAGATTCTTCTGCATTGTTGCTAACAGTTCACTGGTCCAAAATtactaaaatacttaaaaaactATACATTAtgtaaacaaaacataaataagacaGCATAGTTCTTTGTACATATAGTTTGGTACAGGTTGTTAGGGATTTAGGAATATGTACAATTTTACACCATGGACTGCATTTTCacaatgcataaatatatatatattttttacagaaacaaaaataagatttcaCTAATGACACAGAATACCATATCATAGATACACGCTGCAAAAGTCCAAATTCAAGAAGAAATGTGGCAACGCAAGTGTGCAAAAGGCTAGCTTACTCCAAACTAATCAAACTTGACTTTGTTCAATTTATGTTATACAGACAGGTAAATCCTGACTGtctattttaaacaaacaacCTTTGAAGATATACTCACACCAACGAGTGAAACAGAACAGATTTTTCCCTCCCCAAGAAAACAAAGCCTTGTTTCAAGCTAATGAAAAGAtacattaaaacacacacacacacgcgcgcaacTATGTATAGTATGTTTTCAACAGTAtaataaacacttaaaatttttatgggAGTTGAAAGAATGCCCCATTATTTAAAAACTGGCTCTTTTAGTCTAAATTCAAGATGCAGCTGTGTCAGGCTTCTCTAAGCCAGATGACTGAAAAGCAGGGAAGACAGAGGCAGGATTTCGACTGGCAGATACAACAATttgagagagagatgaagagagtgAAGAAACCTTAGATGCTGGAGTATTTATGGTATTCAGAATGGCTCCTTCTGGGCTAACCAATAATTTTTTGACTGATGTGTCCAAATGAAATACTGAAGTGCTAGTTGGCAGTGGAGGATTACTAGAGCAAATGGCAGAAACCAAAGATGTCTTAGCCAAAAGAGTAGCTGGAGGAGACTTAATTACTGAAGTTAATGACACCGTTGGTGTAGGAGGTGGAAAAGAAACTTTAGCAGTTGTGTTTATGATCTGTGGTGTTGTATGTACTGTGGGTAGACAACTTGCATTCCCAAGAGAGTTTACAATTTTTGTAGAGTTTCTTAGAGAATGTTTTACAGGTTGCCCACTTAAAGAATTATTTGATGCTAGTGTGACCTTCTGGGTAGGGTTATCTACTGGTGTAGGCTGAATGCTTTGGCCACTGTTAAGAACTAAGGGGAGTCCGTATTTTGGATTAGCAGATATAAGGAGAACATGGCTGCCAGCTCCAAGACCTTGTGGTGGAACAATAAACCGGGTTCCATTAATCATGATCTGAGTACCAGGTGCCAAAGGTGTACTGGTGTTGATGACTATTTTTTGCTGAATACAAGGTTCACTAAACTGACCCCCTACCACACTAGTCACATTTGATGGTGCTGTAGCAGTGTGAATGGCAGAGCCACTTGGAGCAGAAGTATAACTGGGGGTTGATTTTACTAAAGCAGGAGACATTTGCTGGTTTGGTAGAGAAGCAAAATtggaaatattaattattttacctGGGCTTGGTGAAAGGGACGGCAATTCAGTTTGAggtttatttgtatttatatttgttGGCACTGTAGTTGAAATCCCTGGTGACTGAAACTGGACAGAAGTCCGAGACTGTCTTTTAGAAACAGATACAGAACGTGTGGCTCCTGGTACTGTTGCCACTTGTGGAACTGTGTTGATTATTTTAGGGGATACAGTCACAGGTGTAGGCAAGGCAACAGTAACAGGGATTTGCAAAGCTGATGTTAAACATTTTGGAGACACTGTTGGTTGTGTAGTTGAAATCAGAACAGATGACGCAAGATGTCCTGTTTTCACAGTTGATATAGCCACAGTGTTTCCGAGATTTGATGTGCAAAGTCTATTTGACAAAATAGGCATAATTCTTGAAGAGGTATCATTTCCACTGACTAAAACAGGAGGTCGTGTCCCaactgaagcagaggttgagGTCACTGAAAGAGAACCCAAAGATACATTTGCTCCTGTTACTGAAAACATGTTTACTGCTCTAGCTGTAGAAACCACTGATTCATTAACAGGAGTAATATTTTGACTCACAATATTTGAGCTTACTGGAATTGAATTACCACTTGTTGACAATGGCAAAACATAGCCCTTGgtacttttttcttctccttttggggtTACATTTTGCAATATGTTAATTGATGGTATAGCTGGCACACTGCCTGAAGTATTTACAATTGCTTGACCTATGTTTAGCCCAATTTTCACATCTTTTATCTGAGACACAGTTGgtgatgaatttatttttattggtgcTCCCACTGTAGATGGAATCAGCACTATCTGAGGTTGCTCTGGAGTCTTAACATATGTTTTATtcaagggaggaggaagagtttGTTTTAATGGTTCTGCCACAATAGTTGGGGTTGAAGCGCCACTGGGAATTGGAGCATTAATAAAAACTAACTTCTGGGCAGAAACACCTGTAGATGTTGGTGCAGGTGTCACATTAATTGCAGTTCCACTGCCAGAAGAAAGAACAGACGGAGCTGACACTAGCATAAGTTTCTGAACTGGAGTCCTACTGATCACATCTCcatttgttgctgctgttgcttcTGATCTTGTAACAGGGTAACTTTTTGTGATATAATCAACTTGTTGCTGTTTAGTGGGAGTATGAATAATATTTGCATTGGTTTGTCCAAAATTTCCTGTTGATATGCTTATTACACTTACTGAACTATTTACTGTTGATGTTAGTAGAGTGCTAGAAGAAACAGAGGActttaaaggagaagaaaggatgtgCGAAGTTTTATCTATCATGTGGCCCAAATTACCACTGTAGGCAGGCTGGCCTAATGTAAGTTTGAGATTTTTCCCCACAGATGGATTAAAGGCAGCTGGAATGGAAATAGAAGTGGGTGTGTGGCCAAAAGGTGGGAGACTAGATGTAGTAGTCGTTCCAGCTACTGGTGAAAAAGCAGAAGATGAAGAAGTTGTTGATTTTGGCAGCAGAAATGCCTGAAGCTGAGGAGCAAAAGTGAAAACTGAACCTGAAGATAAACTGTTGGGTGAATTTTGATCTGGATTGGTCTGTACTTTTACAACTCCAGTGTTTCCACCTCGTGTCCTAACAAGAATTGACTGTGAATCTCTTATACATACAGTTTTCAGCTCTTGCTTTGCTTCAGAACAATCAGAAGGTGGTTGTGCAAAACAGTTGAGGGAACTACCAGGATTTGTAGATCCACTTAGTGTCGTTGCTGATAAAACAGTCTGAACTGTTGAGGAAATGGTAGGTGAAGCAATGGGCTGAGGGAACGTGGCTGCTGAAACTGTATTCTTGACTTTTCCTGCTTCACTCTGGCTAGTCTTAACTGGTGGtgttaataaattatttatggaAGTTACAGGAGACAAAGGCTGTGGTCTACCACTACTTACATTTGACAAAGGTGTAATCGTCTTGTTGAAAACTGTATTAGGTAGATGGGTAGAAACACTTCCTGTTGAATTGACAAGAACTGATGCTAAAGAAGAGTTCACATTTGCTGTCTGTGGGAAAGATGAACAACGTTGTTCTGTACCTTTTTGTTGAAGTGGTGGTATTTCTTTTGCAActgcttttccttccttgtgctgAATCACAAAATTCTTGGGCAGAATGAGAACCTGCTGCAtgattttttctcctgttttaggATCCAGCACAGGTTGCATCTGAATCTTTACAGAGCTGTTATGAAGATCTATGGGCAACCACTGGCCACAGGGCATTTTGTATACCATCTGTAAAGGACCTTTTGTACTGGTGTGGCAGGTCAATGCTGGCTTTATGGGGCTTGCTTCTGGAGGAGATATAACTGGCTTTTCCACAGCAGGAGCACTTCTACCTGTGGAAGGAGGCAGTTGATTTGTTAAGGTCACTTTGTTCCCAATATTCTTTGCAAGCAAGGCCTGAATAGGTTTGGTCCCTTTCTGGAGAGTAGACACTGGGGTTGATTCCACTGAGGCAAATGACTCTGGAAACAGTGGCTCTGTATGCTTTGATTCATTCAAACAGTCAATCTGCAAATTTCCATCTACATTCTCAACTGTTGTCTCAGTTGTGCttaactttgctttctttcttgggGAAAGCTCTTTTGTGCTATCATCCAGATAACTAGTTTGTTTGGACTGTCGTTTAAGGGTTTTAGGCAGTGTCTTCGGTCCATCTTTAGAAGGCAATTCCTTTTTCAACAACTTGCTTCTGGCCATAGGAAAATCTATTTCTGACAATTTCATATCATCTGGAAAAAAACCAAGCattctgtttatataaaacaGCAACTGAATAGCAATAATAAAAccaattataaaaaagaaagtcaatcTTTGAACTGACAATTTATTAAGAAATTTACTACACGGTGATTCAAGTCTCAGCGCCACTGACGAAAATTAAGGTAAGGTGACCTGTGACATGGTAATGTTGATATCATAGTCCCCAAAACAAcctattttgagaaaattatttttggtcAAATTCTGCTAATTCTGCTGCCAATACAAGTGCAAAAGGaaattttacatcttttaaaGAGATACTCAAGCCAGCAATTAGGGCTCAGAATTTAGATCTGGAAAGGAACCTAGTCTAGTTCTCTTCTTCTAGATAGAGAAATCTTGATATCAAAGAGAGATGGTTCTCTGTTCTAATCTATTTTTAGAAACTGTAAAGTATGAAAAATGATCAGCTTTTTCTGGCGTTTAATTATTCCTACAGTAAAAAATTTATGTttgggtctggccccatggccgaatggttaagtttgcgtgctccgcttcagtggcccagggtttcaccggttcggatcctgggggcggacatggcaccactcatcaggtcacactgaggcagcgtcccacatagaacaaccagaggcattcacaaccagaatatacaactacatactgaggggacttgggcagaagaagaagaagaaaaaagaagactggcaagagatgttagctcaggtgccaatgtttaaaaaaaatttatgttcatATCTGGTCAAACTGTGTTGATGAGAAGTTATTCTTTTTCAATTCACCAAAGACATGGAAAAGAATGGGTTAATACGTTTCTAACTACAAATTTGCATACTAACCTCTTTCATGACTAAAGGAAGCTATTTAACTAGATTTACAGAATAATATAATCTGATGAGTTGAAATGAATTACAGATAATCTAATCCAGCCTCCTGATCAGAATGATGTCTCTGGTCTCATTAGGCCATCAACCTTTgtcattcctcacaaaaaaatctTCACAGTGTTAGGGACTTGCCGAGTTCCATCTAAAGCAAATGTCAGAAATAGTGCTtcaaaaatagcaataataaaaagaagacgATGAACCTATTTCAAAGGAATTGTAGATCAAGGATGTGTGGTCTGTAATGAGCAATGATATACCTATTGTCTGGAGTCAGGCATTGGCTCCAGGAACTCCTAGAAATGTAATAATGACTCCAAAGAACCTTTTATAAGGATATAGTACACCTTCAAAACATACCAGCTTTCCCCAATCAATATACTTCATTAACCAGATTATCCTTTATTTCCACAAAAGATACTAAAACTTCTCTTTGTGCTTTTAGTGTTGATTTGAAGAAAGTTTTAAAGCCTACCTGAATCAAAGTGATCTTTCTCCAGGATATCTAGAGATTCCGTTGAGTCTATAGACTTACTGAATTCTACTTTAGGAGATTCTTTTCCAGGATCTCCTTCACCTTCTTCAGTAGTCCATAGTTCTCTAGTAAATTTATCATGATCAGGCTGTCTTCTGAAATCATCATAGTCTCTCTTTAGGCGGctcctgaaataaaataaaatgcccgACATAACAAACAAATATATGTCTTTTAAAGTACTGGAAGCTAAACTAACTTTCAACGTTTTAAacaatatattgaaatattttcaattctgTCAGTGAAAACTATGTTTTAATCTCAAGTGTGTCTAAGATGCTTAGTTTGGTCTTGACAATGATTATCACTCAAGAAGACAAAACCCAGGGTGCAGGCATAAGAAACTGAAGAGATTATACCTGCAATTTCAGAATAAAGTACTTCAACATACCACCCATTTGTCTTTCTAAAGGCTGCTATTAGACCTATTAAATGagagaaagattattttttttctagctgCATTGACAGAAATAGATTTGAGATAGCCTTAAAATTACTGATTATAATATAGTTAAAAGGTTGTTTAAAAAAGTTAATCAAGAAATTCTAAGAAACAGCATCATTTTCAACTATTATCCggagtaaaacaaaaaaaacctatcGTTTAATCCTGAGAGTAATCATATCTAAACTTCTGAGTCTcactagaaatatatttttaataagcataAGGAAACATAGCTGAAAAGTGATCTTTCAGAGATTCTTTTCACATAAAAACATAATAGCTGTGTTTCTATGAACCTGTGGAGATATGGACACAATTCCAAATGATTACATGATATTTTAGAGATCCTTTATTATTCCTTTTGCTTTCAACTGAGTTGCTCTATTCTACACTCAACTTTATCCTTagtttactttttgtttgttttaaaaaagaaaatctgaacataTATCCTCCAATTTATTTTTGCTACAAATTCTTATTTGTGTATGTTGGAGTTTAAGTCTCCCCTCAGTCACTTAACAGTTCTaagactttgggcaagttccaTAAACTTTCTAAGCATCAATTTActtttttgtaaaatggggataataatactactTACCTCATAGTATGTGTGGCACATAAATATTCGAGAAATGTTAGTTAATAATGACTCTCAATTTATTTACGTTTCATATTATTGCTTAAGGGTTTTATGGAGCAGATGAGGGCTGTAAGATACTAGAATGGATTCCTAAAGGATAACcataaaattaatttccttttagaAATACCTTCGTGGGGGTAGTATgaagttccttcctttttagtcTCAGCTAATGACTTTGCTTCTTATTTCAGGGGAGCTggaagcaatcagacaagaaTTCTGACATGCTCACACCTCATCTGCATCTTAAGACCTTCATTTGTACTCATATTTTCCGTCTTCCTATCTAAGCTAACCCTTCCACTTATGCATCCTCTCTCACCTATTCAAGGATATCACTCTACCAAATGCCCCTTCTTTGCCTGAGTCCATTTTTCCCTATTAGATAATTTCTACCAGTATACAAACATATTTCTCccattaataaaaacaaacaacaaaaaacaaagcaccCTCTGTTGACTCTAACTTGTCCTTCCAAGTACTGCCCTATTTCTCTGCTCCACTTTATATAGCAAAACTTCAATTCCTCTCCCCTAGTTCTCTTGAACAGACTCCTAAAACTTTTACCCACTTCTCTACCAATACAGCTCATCAAGGTCATCAATGATCTCCATGTTGCCAAATTCCATAATGAATTCTCAAACCTCACCTTCCTCAGTCCATCAGGAGCAGCCCTCctttttgaaacactttctttACCTGGTTTCCAAGACACTACTCTTTCTCTTGGTTATCCTATCTTACTGAacactccttctcagtctcttctgCTGAGTCCTACTCATCTCTACCATCTCTAAATGTTGGAATGCTCCAGGTTCAGTCTCTCTTATTCTTGATTTATGCTCACATACTAAGTGATTTCTACCAGTCTCACAGCTTAAACATAATCCATATCCTGACAAAATATATACCTCCAACCTAGCTCACTCCTTGAACTGGGACTCATACTCTAAACTGCCTACTCAATAATTCCAATTAGATGTCTAAAAAGCATATCAAACTTAACATGTtgatttatcagacaaggggttgatctccaaagtatataaagaactcacacaactcaacaacaacaaaaaaacaaacaacctgatcaaaaaatgggcagaagatatgaacagacatttttccaaggaagatatacagatggccaacagacacatgaaaagacactcaacatcactaattattagggaaatgcaaatcaaaactacaatgagatatcaccttacaccagtcagaatggctataattaccaagacaaaaaacagcaaatgttggagaggatgtggcaaaaagggaacactcatacactgctggtgggaatgcaaactgatgcagccactatggaaaacaggatggagattcctcaaaaaactaaaaataggactaccatataacccagctatcccattattgggtatctacccaaaaaaattgaaatcaacaatccaaagtaatatacgtacccctatgttcattgcagcactattcataatagccaagacatggaaacaatccaagtgcccatcgactgaagattggataaagaagatgtggtatatatatatatatgaaatggaacactactcagccgtaaaaaaagacaaattcatcccatttgcaacaacatggatggatctggagggtattatgctaagcaaaataagccagagtgagaaagacaaagaccatatgatttcactcatgtgtggaatataaacaaacgcatggacaaagaaaatagttcagtggttatcagggggaggagggtggggggttggcatagggggtgaaggggagcactttcatggtgacagacaagaaatatgtacaactgaaattttacaacgatgtaaactattatgaactcaataaaaaagaaaagaaaggcagacaAATGTTAGAATGGGTAAAAAATGGAATCCTTATATATTGCTGTTGAGAATGAAAAATGGGGCAGgtactttggaaaagagtttggcagcacctcaaaaggttaaacatagagttacacTTCGACCTAGAAATTCCACTCCGAGGTATATACtcttaagaaatgaaaagatatatccACCCAAAActttacacaaatgttcatagcagtatttaTGAGggacaaaaactggaaacagtccaaatgtcctccattggtgaatggataaataaaatgtggtttgtacttacaatggaatattttttggcttattgaatgaatgaaggaatgaagttCCGATACTGATTCAACaaggatgaactttgaaaacctactaagtgaaagaaactattcacaaaagaacacatattgtatgattccatcttGATGACATTTCCAAACTGGCAAATCTATGGAGCTAAAGTTTAGGACTGGGGAGTTGTGGTGCATGGTGACGtctgctaatgggtacagagcttttctctggggtgataaaaatgttctaaaattagactgtGGTGATTGGTGcaactgtgaatgtactaaacaccactgtacattttaaatgggtgaattgtatggtatgtgaattatttctcaataaatctgtttaaaacaaacaaaaaactcaacaTGTTGAAATCCAAACTCTTGGATCCCCACTCCTCCCCAAACCTGCTACTCCTTTGATTTCCTCTATCTCAGCTAATGGCAATTCCATTATTCCAGTTGCATAGACGAAAAATACTAGGCATCACCTTTTTACTCCTCATTTTTTCTGACACTCCATATCCCAATCTTAAGCAAATTCTATTAATCCTACTTTCAAgatatatccagaatccaaccactGGTTGACATCTGCACTGCTACTATCCTGGTCCAAGCCAATATCATTTTTCGCCTGGATTGCTGCTACAATGCAACTGATTTCCTTGCTTTCATCTTTGTTCCACTACACTAACCTAACATTGCAGGTAGAGTGAATGCtttaaaacataagtcagatcatgtccctCCTCTGCTTAAAAACTTGAAATGGCTTCTCATTTCAGTCAGAATTAAAACCAAAATCCTTAAAGACCTACATGATCTGACTACCTTTCTCTATAATTCTCTGACTCTTGACTCTTACCACTTTCCTCCTCATTTACTCAGCTCTGGTTACACCTGCCCCTTTGCACTTCCTCTAAATGCCAAACATACTTCCAACCTTAGGGCTTCTGCATCTTCTCTCAGATATCCATATGCAtctctccctcatttccttcaggtGTCTGTTCAAACATCAACTCAATAGGGAAGCTTTACCCAACAACCCTGGTAAAAGAGCAAGCATTATCCTGTCCAAACCAGGTATTTCCTATTCCCCTTACCCTGCTTTACTTTtattcacagcacttatcaccaaCTGACATTTGAGTTTCACTGTTTATTCCGTTAGAATGTAAG
The DNA window shown above is from Equus asinus isolate D_3611 breed Donkey chromosome 23, EquAss-T2T_v2, whole genome shotgun sequence and carries:
- the BRD10 gene encoding uncharacterized bromodomain-containing protein 10 isoform X4, whose translation is MSVPETPGEMEPAGEEERPPPAAEEEDDEEEVAAAAPSSGPARGRSASSQEDADDQEEEEEAMVVGGGGCKEQELTYELQQGYRILGEFLQEKHRGLTAPFLQPLGGVAASEEEEAEGPRSGSRGSRVHPQQPGQCMCLLKMEEKFASGQYGGITEFVADFRLMLETCYRLHGVDHWISKQGQKLEMMLEQKLALLSRHLREKTTIAVTSRGYYGLEDEKGTACTSTRRRSTPRSLAGLTSGVFESIMVQVLRQEEQLRAKEEKRLREQERKEAEEASQKEIEEWERKLLAQAAPTCMETLWEIPAIGHFLCLAQQILNLPEIVFYELERCLLMPQCNAFLSKIMTSLLSPPHRRPTLHRRPTLPYRTWEAALRQKVQQWYTAVGQTENPDNCAEKLGLCPQFFKVLGEVNPLEEKPFHELPFYQKVWLLKGLCDFVYETQKEVQDAVLGQPIHECREVILGYDYLENAYVHFPQFCGADVRIYKQRPFQAPEFPVPPIKIQRVPRIKLEKLKCDYVSTSNGEHRCSREGLPSAFKKEQEINFDPTCCPAKMNLDNHDISVEMEVKSNCEIRICRPYEIKKTDCCKENLEKPGSPGEVTGFGEPLSPGEIRFIENQEKYGEASRVKPEPSPLKENALKSCQIHVNGSHSDHPEINCHKVVKDILLEQSLQSHKKLKLTKMRAKKKKKKKKKLKDVLNENLQRKREGLHSLAFKSYKPEIQNKLLIIKKKAKHKKHKSGKKSISKKAITKKRKTVTKSPTVPEFQLICTNLDELRELITKIENELKDLENSRKKSGKWYHRRQAVKELHSTLIRLLNELLPWEPKLMKAFQRNRSRLKRDYDDFRRQPDHDKFTRELWTTEEGEGDPGKESPKVEFSKSIDSTESLDILEKDHFDSDDMKLSEIDFPMARSKLLKKELPSKDGPKTLPKTLKRQSKQTSYLDDSTKELSPRKKAKLSTTETTVENVDGNLQIDCLNESKHTEPLFPESFASVESTPVSTLQKGTKPIQALLAKNIGNKVTLTNQLPPSTGRSAPAVEKPVISPPEASPIKPALTCHTSTKGPLQMVYKMPCGQWLPIDLHNSSVKIQMQPVLDPKTGEKIMQQVLILPKNFVIQHKEGKAVAKEIPPLQQKGTEQRCSSFPQTANVNSSLASVLVNSTGSVSTHLPNTVFNKTITPLSNVSSGRPQPLSPVTSINNLLTPPVKTSQSEAGKVKNTVSAATFPQPIASPTISSTVQTVLSATTLSGSTNPGSSLNCFAQPPSDCSEAKQELKTVCIRDSQSILVRTRGGNTGVVKVQTNPDQNSPNSLSSGSVFTFAPQLQAFLLPKSTTSSSSAFSPVAGTTTTSSLPPFGHTPTSISIPAAFNPSVGKNLKLTLGQPAYSGNLGHMIDKTSHILSSPLKSSVSSSTLLTSTVNSSVSVISISTGNFGQTNANIIHTPTKQQQVDYITKSYPVTRSEATAATNGDVISRTPVQKLMLVSAPSVLSSGSGTAINVTPAPTSTGVSAQKLVFINAPIPSGASTPTIVAEPLKQTLPPPLNKTYVKTPEQPQIVLIPSTVGAPIKINSSPTVSQIKDVKIGLNIGQAIVNTSGSVPAIPSINILQNVTPKGEEKSTKGYVLPLSTSGNSIPVSSNIVSQNITPVNESVVSTARAVNMFSVTGANVSLGSLSVTSTSASVGTRPPVLVSGNDTSSRIMPILSNRLCTSNLGNTVAISTVKTGHLASSVLISTTQPTVSPKCLTSALQIPVTVALPTPVTVSPKIINTVPQVATVPGATRSVSVSKRQSRTSVQFQSPGISTTVPTNINTNKPQTELPSLSPSPDTSTFGTEANILKTSDRRMAYPQPSSLDLIICRDLIIDPGKSGY